A genomic window from Streptomyces brevispora includes:
- a CDS encoding RtcB family protein, whose protein sequence is MSYVEVPGAQVPIRMWTDPASVEDVAMQQLRNVATLPWIKGLAVMPDVHFGKGATVGSVIAMHGAVCPAAVGVDIGCGMSAVKTSLTANDLPGDLSRLRSKIEQAIPVGRGMHDEPVDPGRLHGLASTDWDDFWQRFDGVADAVKFRRERATKQMGTLGAGNHFVEFCLDESGSVWLMLHSGSRNVGNELAAFHIGEAQKLPHNQDLVDRDLAVFIADTPPMQAYRNDLFWAQEYAKHNRAIMMALFQDVVRKEFKKAKVTFEPVISCHHNYVAEERYDGMDLLVTRKGAIRAGSGDFGIIPGSMGTGSYIVKGLGNEKSFNSASHGAGRKMSRNAAKRRFSTKDLEEQTRGVECRKDSGVLDEIPGAYKPIEKVIDQQRDLVEVVAKLKQVICVKG, encoded by the coding sequence ATGTCGTATGTAGAGGTGCCGGGCGCGCAGGTCCCCATCCGTATGTGGACCGACCCGGCCTCGGTCGAGGACGTCGCGATGCAGCAGCTGCGCAACGTCGCCACGCTGCCCTGGATCAAGGGCCTGGCCGTCATGCCCGACGTCCACTTCGGCAAGGGCGCCACGGTCGGCTCGGTCATCGCCATGCACGGTGCGGTCTGCCCGGCGGCGGTGGGTGTGGACATCGGCTGCGGAATGTCCGCGGTGAAGACCTCGCTGACCGCCAACGACCTGCCCGGCGACCTGTCCCGGCTCCGGTCGAAGATCGAGCAGGCCATTCCGGTGGGCCGCGGGATGCACGACGAGCCGGTGGACCCGGGCCGGCTGCACGGGCTCGCGTCCACCGACTGGGACGACTTCTGGCAGCGGTTCGACGGGGTGGCCGATGCGGTCAAATTCCGTCGGGAACGTGCCACCAAGCAGATGGGAACGCTCGGAGCGGGGAACCACTTCGTCGAGTTCTGCCTCGACGAGTCGGGTTCGGTCTGGTTGATGCTGCACTCCGGCTCCCGGAACGTCGGCAACGAACTGGCCGCCTTCCACATCGGCGAGGCGCAGAAGCTGCCGCACAACCAGGACCTGGTCGACCGCGACCTGGCGGTCTTCATCGCGGACACCCCGCCTATGCAGGCCTACCGCAACGACCTGTTCTGGGCGCAGGAGTACGCGAAGCACAACCGCGCGATCATGATGGCGCTCTTCCAGGACGTGGTCCGCAAGGAGTTCAAGAAGGCCAAGGTGACCTTCGAACCAGTCATCTCCTGTCACCACAACTACGTGGCGGAGGAACGGTACGACGGCATGGACCTGCTGGTCACCCGTAAGGGCGCCATCCGGGCCGGCTCCGGTGACTTCGGGATCATTCCGGGCTCGATGGGCACCGGCTCGTACATCGTGAAGGGCCTCGGCAACGAGAAGTCCTTCAACTCGGCCTCGCACGGCGCGGGCCGCAAGATGAGCCGGAACGCCGCCAAGCGGCGCTTCTCGACGAAGGACCTGGAGGAGCAGACGCGGGGCGTGGAGTGCCGCAAGGACTCCGGTGTCCTGGACGAGATCCCGGGCGCGTACAAGCCGATCGAGAAGGTCATCGATCAGCAGCGCGACCTGGTGGAGGTCGTCGCGAAGCTGAAGCAGGTCATCTGCGTGAAGGGCTGA
- a CDS encoding DUF3558 domain-containing protein, whose protein sequence is MAYAPGAVLIAALAVGCSSGTGTGGAAADSKPGTLATSAAPPGKYRTLPEACRSIAPATLKDLLPGASELPEAQQEKVFDGSPTVTYDTDRRVGCRWKSEAPDGAHSLFVDFERVVSYDPSVSDDDRAREVYAKKEAAADLPSASTLPDGTENGTPGSPSGTASAKPGEDADKPTAAAGKTGGDAGSAGSTTDGSTAENLQPRVLDTLGDSAFLDDQLTRAGSTAQHRTVSVVFRTSNVIVTVQYTAQPALSTEVPDSKELQEKAQALGRELVDSFSK, encoded by the coding sequence ATGGCTTACGCACCCGGCGCCGTGCTCATTGCAGCGCTCGCGGTCGGCTGCAGCAGCGGCACCGGAACCGGTGGCGCCGCCGCCGACAGCAAGCCCGGCACCCTGGCCACTTCCGCCGCCCCTCCGGGCAAGTACCGCACCCTTCCCGAGGCCTGCCGCTCCATCGCGCCGGCCACGTTGAAGGATCTGCTGCCCGGCGCCTCCGAACTGCCCGAGGCCCAGCAGGAGAAGGTGTTCGACGGTTCGCCCACCGTCACGTACGACACCGACCGCCGGGTCGGCTGCCGCTGGAAGAGCGAGGCGCCCGACGGCGCCCACAGCCTCTTCGTCGACTTCGAGCGCGTCGTCTCGTACGACCCGTCCGTGAGCGACGACGACCGCGCCCGCGAGGTGTACGCGAAGAAGGAGGCCGCCGCCGACCTGCCGTCGGCCTCCACCCTGCCCGACGGAACGGAGAACGGCACCCCGGGCTCCCCGTCCGGGACCGCGAGCGCAAAGCCGGGCGAGGACGCGGACAAGCCCACGGCCGCGGCCGGGAAGACCGGCGGGGACGCGGGGAGCGCCGGGAGCACCACGGACGGCAGCACCGCCGAGAACCTCCAGCCCCGCGTCCTCGACACTCTCGGTGACAGTGCGTTTCTGGATGATCAGCTCACCCGCGCTGGTTCCACCGCACAGCACCGCACGGTGAGCGTGGTGTTCCGCACATCGAACGTCATCGTGACCGTCCAGTACACCGCGCAGCCGGCCCTCTCCACCGAGGTCCCCGACAGCAAGGAACTGCAGGAGAAGGCCCAGGCACTGGGCCGAGAACTGGTCGACAGCTTCAGCAAGTAA
- a CDS encoding DUF3558 family protein, whose translation MHRSAPRLTRILACAAVPVMLVVAGCSSDSDGEKDKASSSSPAPEATKSEAMVAAARFAELPDPCKSITASTAKSLVPAAKDKNGTPGRSSDTAARGSCSWNGLDDNGIKGSQYRWLDVGFTRFGSDQSLGSGADRAGDDLTKQIAKAKAAEGAKKLDAAPVSGIGETATRITYDLDKTGEDFKYATIVARTGNVVVTLTYNGAGYAGAKTPSADDIQKGAEKAAKEAVAAVATANESKKVGASPEPSGKASDNATKKATDKAAGKAAGKTIEKASLTSSAKPSAKSSAKDAK comes from the coding sequence ATGCACCGATCAGCTCCGCGACTCACCCGCATACTCGCCTGCGCCGCCGTTCCGGTGATGCTCGTCGTCGCCGGCTGCTCGTCGGACTCCGACGGCGAGAAGGACAAGGCCTCGTCCTCGTCCCCCGCGCCGGAAGCGACGAAGTCGGAAGCGATGGTCGCGGCGGCGAGGTTCGCCGAGCTGCCCGACCCGTGCAAGTCGATCACCGCGAGTACCGCCAAGTCCCTGGTCCCCGCGGCCAAGGACAAGAACGGCACACCGGGCAGGTCCAGCGACACCGCCGCCCGCGGCAGCTGCTCCTGGAACGGCCTGGACGACAACGGCATCAAGGGCTCCCAGTACCGCTGGCTCGACGTCGGCTTCACCCGCTTCGGCTCGGACCAGTCCCTGGGCAGCGGTGCCGACCGGGCCGGGGACGACCTCACGAAGCAGATCGCCAAGGCCAAGGCGGCCGAGGGTGCGAAGAAGCTCGACGCGGCTCCCGTCAGCGGCATCGGCGAGACGGCGACCAGGATCACGTACGACCTCGACAAGACCGGTGAGGACTTCAAGTACGCGACGATCGTGGCCCGTACGGGCAATGTCGTCGTCACCCTCACCTACAACGGCGCGGGCTACGCGGGCGCGAAGACCCCGTCCGCCGACGACATCCAGAAGGGCGCCGAGAAGGCCGCCAAGGAGGCCGTCGCCGCGGTGGCCACCGCGAACGAGAGCAAGAAGGTGGGCGCGTCCCCCGAGCCCTCGGGCAAGGCGAGCGACAACGCGACCAAGAAGGCAACCGACAAGGCCGCGGGCAAGGCGGCGGGCAAGACGATCGAGAAGGCCTCCCTCACGTCCTCCGCGAAGCCGTCCGCCAAGTCCTCCGCCAAGGACGCGAAGTAG
- a CDS encoding DUF2637 domain-containing protein, with translation MQLTRTHRILIGLVVAGAVLIAAIGFAGSYAAVRELALQKGFGHFSLVFPIGIDAGICVLLALDLLLTWMRIPFPLLRQTAWMLTVATIAFNGAAAWPDPLGVGMHAVIPVLFVVSVEAARHAVGRIADITADKHMEGVRLTRWLLSPVPTFRLWRRMKLWELRSYEQVIKLEQDRLIYQARLQARFGRNWRRKAPVESLMPLRLAKYGVPLAETGPAGLAAAGIEPVLLPPSPAAAPVAAVETAQPQQPELVAARQQEQHAEPQQQQQPQPQRPQSAFQPHSQAQAQTQAQAPAPASHESPWFKAQAPDGAYEGSYNPTYVDAMEPGPVMIPTGPGRTRPLGNVGTIGAMPNPRNEQPLPTHEAPQAPQTSQMPQTQTPQTSQPAEADEVPQEPKPVAEAAEEWAEEWAQEDAEFSKVAYEAFAAFVTQHSTYPSIEVLDIHLSDRHNVRHPRSAALLRQLIQGFKNRYHAELEADHIA, from the coding sequence ATGCAGCTGACACGCACGCACCGAATACTCATCGGGCTCGTGGTCGCCGGTGCGGTGCTCATCGCAGCGATCGGCTTCGCGGGCTCGTACGCCGCCGTGCGCGAACTCGCCCTGCAAAAGGGCTTCGGGCACTTCTCGCTGGTCTTCCCGATCGGCATCGACGCCGGCATCTGCGTCCTGCTGGCGCTGGACCTGCTGCTGACGTGGATGCGCATCCCGTTCCCGCTGCTGCGCCAGACGGCGTGGATGCTGACCGTCGCGACGATCGCGTTCAACGGTGCGGCCGCGTGGCCGGACCCGCTGGGCGTCGGCATGCACGCCGTGATCCCGGTGCTGTTCGTGGTCTCCGTCGAGGCCGCCCGGCACGCCGTGGGCCGGATCGCCGACATCACGGCCGACAAGCACATGGAGGGGGTCCGCCTCACCCGCTGGCTGCTCTCCCCCGTCCCGACGTTCAGGCTGTGGCGGCGGATGAAGCTGTGGGAGCTGCGGTCCTACGAGCAGGTCATCAAGCTCGAACAGGACCGGCTGATCTACCAGGCCCGCCTCCAGGCCCGCTTCGGCCGCAACTGGCGCCGCAAGGCCCCCGTCGAGTCCCTGATGCCGCTCCGCCTCGCGAAGTACGGCGTCCCGCTGGCCGAGACCGGCCCGGCCGGACTCGCCGCCGCGGGCATCGAACCGGTCCTGCTGCCTCCGTCCCCCGCCGCCGCGCCTGTCGCGGCCGTCGAGACGGCCCAGCCCCAGCAGCCCGAACTCGTCGCCGCCCGGCAGCAGGAGCAGCACGCCGAGCCGCAGCAGCAGCAACAACCCCAGCCGCAACGGCCGCAGAGCGCCTTCCAGCCGCACTCCCAAGCCCAGGCCCAAACGCAGGCCCAGGCCCCCGCCCCTGCCTCCCACGAGAGCCCGTGGTTCAAGGCACAGGCGCCGGACGGTGCGTACGAGGGTTCGTACAACCCGACGTACGTCGATGCCATGGAGCCCGGCCCGGTCATGATCCCGACGGGCCCCGGCCGCACCCGCCCGCTGGGCAACGTGGGCACGATCGGCGCCATGCCCAACCCGCGCAACGAGCAGCCACTGCCGACGCACGAGGCACCCCAAGCGCCCCAGACCTCTCAGATGCCTCAGACTCAGACACCCCAGACCTCTCAGCCCGCCGAGGCCGACGAGGTCCCGCAGGAGCCGAAGCCCGTCGCCGAGGCGGCCGAGGAATGGGCCGAGGAGTGGGCGCAGGAGGACGCGGAGTTCAGCAAGGTCGCCTACGAGGCCTTCGCCGCGTTCGTGACGCAGCACAGCACGTACCCCAGCATCGAGGTCCTCGACATACACCTGTCGGACCGTCACAACGTGCGGCACCCGCGCAGCGCGGCCCTGCTCCGCCAGCTGATCCAGGGCTTCAAGAACCGCTACCACGCCGAACTGGAAGCGGACCACATCGCATAA
- the lysS gene encoding lysine--tRNA ligase → MPTVAQSQSSTETDWVSRFADDVIAESERRAPGKPVVVASGLSPSGPIHLGNLREVMTPHLVADEIRRRGHTVRHLISWDDYDRYRKVPNGVPGVDESWAEHIGKPLTSVPAPAGSAYPNWAEHFKATMTAALDELGVEYDGISQTEQYLAGTYREQILHAMRHRADIDAVLDRYRTKKDPAAGGAPGKGRKPQQKKADEAELEAEAGSGAASEDDGSGGSAGYFPYKPYCGNCEKDLTTVTSYDDESTELNYTCTACGFAETVRLKEFNRGKLVWKVDWPMRWAFEGVIFEPSGVDHSSPGSSFVVGGQIVREIFDGVQPIGPMYAFVGISGMAKMSSSKGGVPTPADALKIMEAPLLRWLYARRRPNQSFKIAFDQEIQRLYDEWDSLERKVADGSVLPADAAAYARAIGTAAGELPRTPRPLPYRTLASVADITAGAEDQTLRILSELDPDNPLTSLDEARPRLDRAENWITTQVPAEARTIVRDEPDKELLGSLDDQGRESLRLLVAGLDSHWSLDGLTTLVYGVPKTLAGLEADAKPTPELKAAQRSFFALLYRLLVSRDTGPRLPTLLLAVGADRVRRLLGA, encoded by the coding sequence GTGCCGACCGTGGCTCAGAGTCAGAGCAGCACCGAGACCGACTGGGTCTCCCGCTTCGCGGACGATGTCATCGCCGAATCGGAGCGTCGTGCGCCTGGCAAACCGGTCGTCGTCGCCTCCGGTCTCTCCCCGTCCGGCCCGATCCACCTGGGCAACCTCCGCGAGGTCATGACCCCGCACCTGGTCGCCGACGAGATCCGCCGCCGCGGTCACACCGTCCGGCACCTGATCTCCTGGGACGACTACGACCGCTACCGCAAGGTGCCCAACGGCGTCCCGGGTGTCGACGAGTCCTGGGCCGAGCACATCGGCAAGCCGCTGACCTCGGTGCCCGCCCCGGCCGGCTCCGCGTACCCGAACTGGGCCGAGCACTTCAAGGCCACCATGACGGCGGCCTTGGACGAGCTGGGCGTCGAGTACGACGGAATCAGCCAGACGGAGCAGTACCTCGCGGGCACGTACCGCGAGCAGATCCTGCACGCGATGCGGCACCGCGCCGACATCGACGCAGTCCTGGACCGCTACCGGACCAAGAAGGACCCGGCGGCGGGCGGCGCCCCGGGCAAGGGCAGGAAGCCGCAGCAGAAGAAGGCCGACGAGGCCGAGCTGGAGGCCGAGGCCGGTTCCGGCGCGGCGAGCGAGGACGACGGCAGCGGCGGTTCGGCCGGCTACTTCCCGTACAAGCCCTACTGCGGCAACTGCGAGAAGGACCTCACCACGGTCACGTCGTACGACGACGAGAGCACCGAGCTGAACTACACCTGCACGGCCTGCGGCTTCGCCGAGACGGTCCGCCTGAAGGAGTTCAACCGCGGCAAGCTGGTCTGGAAGGTCGACTGGCCGATGCGCTGGGCGTTCGAGGGCGTGATCTTCGAGCCGAGCGGGGTGGACCACTCCTCGCCCGGTTCCTCGTTCGTCGTCGGCGGCCAGATCGTCCGCGAGATCTTCGACGGCGTGCAGCCGATCGGACCGATGTACGCCTTCGTCGGCATCTCCGGCATGGCGAAGATGTCCTCCTCCAAGGGCGGTGTGCCGACCCCGGCCGACGCGCTGAAGATCATGGAGGCGCCGCTGCTTCGCTGGCTGTACGCGCGCCGCAGGCCCAACCAGTCCTTCAAGATCGCCTTCGACCAGGAGATCCAGCGGCTCTACGACGAGTGGGACTCGCTGGAGCGCAAGGTCGCCGACGGCTCCGTGCTGCCGGCCGACGCCGCCGCGTACGCCCGCGCGATCGGGACGGCCGCCGGTGAGCTGCCGCGTACGCCGCGCCCGCTGCCGTACCGCACCCTCGCCTCGGTCGCCGACATCACCGCCGGGGCCGAGGACCAGACGCTGCGCATCCTCAGCGAGCTGGACCCGGACAACCCGCTGACCTCGCTGGACGAGGCCAGGCCGCGGCTGGACCGGGCCGAGAACTGGATCACCACCCAGGTCCCGGCCGAGGCCCGCACCATCGTCCGCGACGAGCCCGACAAGGAACTCCTCGGCTCGCTCGACGACCAGGGCCGCGAATCGCTGCGGCTGCTGGTGGCGGGGCTCGACTCGCACTGGTCGCTGGACGGGCTGACCACGCTCGTCTACGGCGTACCGAAGACGCTGGCCGGGCTGGAAGCGGATGCCAAGCCGACGCCCGAGCTGAAGGCCGCGCAGCGGTCGTTCTTCGCGCTGCTGTACCGGCTGCTCGTCAGCCGGGACACGGGGCCGCGGCTGCCCACGCTGCTGCTCGCGGTCGGGGCGGACCGGGTGCGCAGGCTGCTCGGCGCGTAG
- the argS gene encoding arginine--tRNA ligase produces the protein MASVNSLASTLQQQLADALTAALPDAGTADPLLRRSDRADFQANGILALAKKLKGNPRELAAQVTAALPASDLIKDIEVSGPGFLNITLSDKSIVETLAARAADGEGRLGVPYNSAAGTTVIDYAQPNVAKEMHVGHLRSAVIGDAMVQILEFTGESVVRRHHIGDWGTQFGMLIQYLIEHPDELNHEADKGDKGDGEAAMSSLNRLYKASRVLFDSDEEFKARSRDRVVALQAGEAETLAMWQRFVDESKIYFYSVFDKLDMKISDPDIVGESGYNDMLEETCRILEETGVAVRSEGALCVFFDDVLGPDGNKVPLIVKKTNGGYGYAATDLSAIRDRVRNLKADTLLYVVDVRQSLHFKMVFETARRAGWLSGDVKAHQLAFGTILGKDGKPFKTREGVTVKLEDLLDEAVERATAVVREKAGKIGLTEDEIVENGRYVGIGAVKYADLSTSAVRDYKFDLDQMVSLHGDTSVYLQYAYARIRSILRKAGDAKPVAHPELELAPAERALGLHLDQFGEVLSEVAAGYEPHKLAAYLYQLASHYTTFYDQCHVLSDDNSPEVVENRLFLCDVTARTLHQGMALLGIRTPERL, from the coding sequence ATGGCCTCGGTCAATTCCCTCGCTTCCACGCTCCAGCAGCAGCTGGCGGACGCCCTGACGGCAGCCCTGCCCGATGCCGGTACCGCGGACCCGCTGCTGCGCCGAAGTGACCGGGCCGACTTCCAGGCCAACGGGATCCTGGCCCTCGCCAAGAAGCTCAAGGGCAACCCGCGCGAGCTGGCCGCCCAGGTCACGGCCGCCCTCCCGGCGAGCGACCTGATCAAGGACATCGAGGTCTCCGGCCCCGGCTTCCTGAACATCACGCTCTCCGACAAGTCGATCGTCGAGACGCTCGCCGCCCGTGCCGCGGACGGCGAGGGCCGGCTCGGCGTCCCGTACAACAGCGCCGCGGGCACCACGGTCATCGACTACGCCCAGCCGAACGTGGCCAAGGAGATGCACGTCGGTCACCTGCGGTCCGCCGTGATCGGTGACGCGATGGTGCAGATCCTGGAGTTCACCGGCGAGTCCGTGGTCCGCCGCCACCACATCGGCGACTGGGGCACCCAGTTCGGCATGCTCATCCAGTACCTGATCGAGCACCCCGACGAGCTGAACCACGAGGCCGACAAGGGCGACAAGGGCGACGGCGAAGCCGCCATGTCGTCCCTGAACCGGCTCTACAAGGCATCCCGGGTGCTCTTCGACTCCGACGAGGAGTTCAAGGCCCGCTCGCGGGACCGGGTGGTGGCCCTCCAGGCCGGTGAGGCGGAGACGCTCGCCATGTGGCAGCGGTTCGTCGACGAGTCGAAGATCTACTTCTACTCGGTCTTCGACAAGCTCGACATGAAGATCAGCGACCCCGACATCGTCGGCGAGTCCGGCTACAACGACATGCTCGAGGAGACCTGCCGGATCCTGGAGGAGACGGGCGTCGCCGTCCGCTCCGAGGGTGCGCTCTGCGTCTTCTTCGACGACGTGCTGGGCCCGGACGGGAACAAGGTCCCGCTCATCGTCAAGAAGACGAACGGCGGCTACGGCTACGCGGCGACCGACCTCTCCGCGATCCGCGACCGGGTGCGGAACCTCAAGGCGGACACCCTGCTGTACGTGGTGGACGTGCGGCAGTCCCTGCACTTCAAGATGGTCTTCGAGACGGCCCGCCGGGCCGGCTGGCTGAGCGGCGACGTCAAGGCGCACCAGCTGGCGTTCGGCACCATCCTCGGCAAGGACGGCAAGCCGTTCAAGACCCGTGAGGGTGTCACGGTCAAGCTGGAGGACCTGCTGGACGAGGCGGTCGAGCGGGCGACGGCCGTGGTCCGGGAGAAGGCCGGGAAGATCGGCCTGACCGAGGACGAGATCGTCGAGAACGGCCGGTACGTCGGCATCGGCGCCGTGAAGTACGCGGACCTGTCGACCTCCGCCGTGCGGGACTACAAGTTCGACCTGGACCAGATGGTGTCGCTGCACGGCGACACGTCCGTCTACCTCCAGTACGCGTACGCGCGCATCCGGTCGATCCTGCGCAAGGCCGGCGACGCGAAGCCGGTCGCGCACCCGGAGCTGGAGCTGGCCCCGGCCGAGCGGGCGCTGGGTCTGCACCTGGACCAGTTCGGCGAGGTGCTGTCCGAGGTGGCGGCGGGCTACGAGCCGCACAAGCTGGCGGCGTACCTCTACCAGCTGGCCTCGCACTACACGACGTTCTACGACCAGTGCCACGTCCTGAGCGACGACAACTCGCCCGAGGTCGTCGAGAACCGGCTGTTCCTCTGCGACGTCACCGCCCGCACGCTCCACCAGGGCATGGCGCTGCTCGGCATCCGGACGCCCGAGCGGCTCTGA
- a CDS encoding ATP-binding protein gives MTKQCAAPDFSAEEVFSQAAPPPLRASDAREAAADFVAGLNPAPSARAVQNLVLLSSELVTNAIRYAGGVTALSFGADQRALHVRVVDPSPTQPQCRAPDLTGRTGGFGWPMVLRLASNVTVHRHGSRGKTILATLTR, from the coding sequence ATGACCAAACAGTGCGCCGCACCCGACTTCTCCGCCGAGGAGGTGTTTTCGCAGGCCGCACCCCCACCGCTCCGGGCTTCGGATGCCCGCGAGGCCGCCGCCGACTTCGTCGCGGGACTGAATCCGGCGCCGTCCGCCCGCGCGGTCCAGAACCTGGTGCTGCTCTCCTCCGAGCTGGTGACGAACGCGATCCGCTACGCCGGAGGCGTCACCGCCCTGTCGTTCGGGGCCGATCAGCGTGCGCTGCACGTACGGGTCGTCGACCCCAGCCCCACCCAGCCACAGTGCCGCGCCCCGGACCTGACCGGCCGGACGGGCGGCTTCGGCTGGCCGATGGTCCTACGGCTGGCCAGCAACGTCACCGTCCACCGTCACGGCAGCCGGGGCAAAACCATTCTGGCCACCCTGACGCGCTGA
- a CDS encoding DUF5955 family protein, with protein MSGDNVNMYGGSGNTGIQNNHFAPSAPDFPELRDAVRELLRLVDELRAQLPPASARVLDDNLPALSGGADASQAPEERHRALLAVAGVAATVSTVGEPVVEAVRKVLGLLGAV; from the coding sequence ATGAGCGGCGACAACGTGAACATGTATGGCGGCTCGGGGAACACGGGCATCCAGAACAACCACTTCGCGCCGTCCGCCCCCGACTTCCCGGAGTTGCGGGATGCGGTACGGGAACTGCTGCGGTTGGTCGATGAGCTGCGGGCGCAGCTCCCGCCCGCCAGTGCCCGGGTACTCGACGACAACCTGCCCGCCCTCTCCGGTGGGGCCGACGCGTCGCAGGCGCCGGAGGAGCGGCATCGCGCGTTGCTCGCGGTCGCCGGTGTCGCGGCCACGGTGTCGACGGTCGGGGAGCCGGTGGTCGAGGCGGTCAGGAAGGTGCTCGGACTCCTGGGCGCTGTCTGA
- a CDS encoding DUF397 domain-containing protein, with the protein MSSRSKKPEGPALTLAPTTWAAFTGHVGR; encoded by the coding sequence ATGAGTTCGCGATCCAAGAAGCCCGAAGGCCCCGCGCTCACCCTCGCCCCCACCACCTGGGCCGCGTTCACCGGGCACGTAGGACGCTGA
- a CDS encoding DUF4253 domain-containing protein, whose protein sequence is MATLPNPLRSPADAGLELPPGTLVDDTVDGSWHEPLLWYADESASPGSWAALHTLGRPFGLLPVMVDGGMRTQWPEHWDLIPAQTTYPGDHDAEDILSEAWEAYADDELALDDSAKDWPGLAPAPAEAGPDAPDALAAEIADQLTEMNFSPAGMRAALVPARRSADIPAAIGWSGPLNHENDVARLCAVLRSWEDRFGARVVVLGFDTMVVSVSRPPTTTAEAEALAAEHFAFCPDNIQQSTLNSLQVYAEKALLNQETWAFWWD, encoded by the coding sequence ATGGCGACGCTCCCGAATCCACTCCGTTCCCCGGCCGACGCAGGTCTGGAACTCCCGCCCGGCACGCTCGTGGACGACACGGTCGACGGCTCATGGCACGAACCGCTGCTCTGGTACGCGGACGAGTCCGCGTCCCCCGGCTCGTGGGCCGCGCTGCACACGTTGGGGCGCCCCTTCGGGCTGCTGCCGGTAATGGTCGACGGCGGGATGCGCACCCAGTGGCCCGAGCACTGGGACCTCATCCCGGCCCAGACGACGTATCCCGGAGACCATGACGCCGAGGACATACTGAGCGAGGCGTGGGAGGCGTACGCCGACGACGAGCTGGCCCTCGACGACTCCGCGAAGGACTGGCCGGGTCTGGCCCCGGCGCCGGCCGAGGCGGGGCCGGACGCCCCAGACGCCCTGGCGGCAGAGATCGCGGACCAGCTGACCGAGATGAACTTCTCACCGGCCGGAATGCGGGCGGCGCTGGTGCCCGCGCGGCGCAGCGCGGACATACCGGCGGCGATCGGCTGGTCCGGGCCGCTCAACCACGAGAACGACGTCGCCCGGCTCTGCGCGGTGCTGCGCTCCTGGGAGGACCGGTTCGGGGCCCGTGTCGTGGTGCTCGGCTTCGACACGATGGTCGTCTCCGTGAGCCGCCCGCCGACCACGACCGCCGAGGCCGAGGCACTGGCCGCCGAGCACTTCGCGTTCTGCCCTGACAACATCCAGCAGTCGACGCTCAACTCCCTCCAGGTATACGCGGAGAAGGCGCTGCTGAACCAGGAGACCTGGGCGTTCTGGTGGGACTGA
- a CDS encoding sensor histidine kinase gives MDRAPGLSVRAKLTLSYAGFLMLAGVLLLVAMWLYLVNSLPNVTTIIGGTLDRSALLRGFVPAVAAVMAFLLVFGLAGGWVLAGRVLAPLNRITDATRLATTGTLSHRVRLGGRKDEFSELADAFDVMLARLEAHVAEQQRFAANASHELRTPLAVSKTLLDVARADPDRDTGELIDRLHAVNTRAIDLTEALLLVSRTEQRAFTRERVDLSLMAEEAAETLLPIAERRGVTIETRGDITPTNGSPALLLQLVTNLVHNAIVHNLPEGGTVWVTTGVRPETVVLTVENTGETVTPELASTLTEPFRRGTERVHTDHAGVGLGLAIVKTITQAHDGTLTLTPRSAGGIRVTVELPATAAHSTTP, from the coding sequence GTGGATAGGGCGCCCGGGCTGAGCGTCCGCGCCAAACTCACCCTCAGCTACGCCGGATTCCTCATGCTGGCCGGCGTCCTGCTGCTCGTGGCGATGTGGCTGTACCTGGTGAATTCCCTGCCCAACGTGACGACCATCATCGGGGGAACGCTGGACCGTTCCGCCCTCCTGCGCGGTTTCGTGCCGGCGGTCGCCGCCGTCATGGCGTTCCTGCTGGTCTTCGGGCTCGCGGGCGGGTGGGTCCTCGCGGGCAGGGTGCTCGCCCCCCTCAACCGCATCACGGATGCCACCCGCCTGGCCACGACCGGAACGCTCTCCCACCGGGTCCGGCTCGGGGGCCGCAAGGACGAGTTCAGCGAACTGGCCGACGCCTTCGACGTGATGCTCGCCCGGCTCGAAGCACATGTTGCCGAGCAGCAGCGGTTCGCGGCCAACGCCTCTCACGAACTGCGCACCCCGCTGGCGGTCTCGAAGACGCTTCTCGACGTGGCCCGCGCCGATCCGGACCGCGACACCGGCGAACTCATCGACCGCCTCCACGCCGTCAACACCCGGGCGATCGATCTCACCGAGGCACTGCTCCTGGTCAGCCGCACCGAGCAGCGGGCCTTCACCCGCGAGCGCGTGGACCTGTCCCTCATGGCGGAAGAAGCCGCCGAGACGCTCCTGCCCATCGCCGAAAGGCGTGGCGTCACCATCGAGACGCGCGGCGACATCACTCCCACGAACGGATCGCCGGCGCTGCTGCTGCAACTGGTCACGAACCTCGTGCACAACGCGATCGTCCACAACCTTCCCGAAGGGGGCACCGTGTGGGTCACCACCGGCGTCCGCCCCGAGACCGTGGTGCTCACCGTCGAGAACACCGGCGAGACGGTCACCCCGGAGCTGGCCTCGACGCTCACCGAACCGTTCCGGCGCGGCACCGAGCGCGTACACACCGACCACGCCGGCGTCGGCCTCGGCCTGGCAATCGTCAAGACCATCACCCAGGCACACGACGGAACACTCACCCTCACCCCGCGCTCCGCCGGCGGAATCCGCGTCACGGTGGAACTGCCCGCGACAGCCGCGCACTCCACCACCCCCTAG